The following proteins come from a genomic window of Streptomyces sp. Sge12:
- a CDS encoding isoprenyl transferase — MKLRDLVYRLYARRVEGRLDHDAAPKHIGVILDGNRRWAKASGGTTEQGHQAGADKISEMLGWCTETDVEVVTLWMLSTDNLDRPEVELRPLLNIIENTVRGLAADGRWRVHHVGNLDILPARTQTVLKEAEQATHDVDGILVNVAVGYGGRQEIADAVRSLLLEHARKGTSFEELAEILDIDHIAEHLYTRGQPDPDLVIRTSGEQRLSGFMLWQSAHSEYYFCEVFWPAFRKVDFLRALRDYAARHRRYGT, encoded by the coding sequence GTGAAGCTGCGCGACCTGGTGTACAGGCTTTACGCACGCCGGGTGGAAGGCCGCCTCGACCATGACGCGGCGCCCAAGCACATCGGCGTCATCCTGGACGGAAACCGCCGCTGGGCGAAGGCGTCCGGAGGGACGACGGAGCAGGGCCACCAGGCCGGAGCGGACAAGATCTCCGAGATGCTGGGCTGGTGCACCGAGACGGACGTCGAGGTCGTCACCCTGTGGATGCTCTCCACGGACAACCTGGACCGGCCCGAGGTCGAGCTCCGTCCGCTGCTCAACATCATCGAGAACACCGTGCGGGGCCTGGCCGCGGACGGCCGCTGGCGCGTCCACCACGTCGGCAACCTCGACATCCTGCCCGCCCGGACCCAGACCGTGCTCAAGGAGGCCGAGCAGGCCACCCACGACGTCGACGGGATACTGGTCAACGTCGCCGTCGGCTACGGCGGCCGCCAGGAGATCGCCGACGCGGTCCGCTCGCTGCTGCTGGAGCACGCGCGGAAGGGCACCTCCTTCGAGGAGCTCGCCGAGATCCTCGACATCGACCACATCGCCGAGCACCTCTACACGCGCGGCCAGCCCGACCCCGACCTCGTCATCCGCACCAGCGGCGAGCAGCGGCTGTCCGGATTCATGCTGTGGCAGAGCGCGCACAGCGAGTACTACTTCTGCGAAGTCTTCTGGCCCGCCTTCCGCAAGGTCGACTTCCTCCGGGCGCTGCGCGACTACGCGGCGCGCCACCGGCGCTACGGCACCTGA
- the mgrA gene encoding L-glyceraldehyde 3-phosphate reductase has protein sequence MTDTNPYRAEPSRYDSMEYRRTGHSGLKLPAISLGLWHNFGDDRTLESQRAILRRAFDLGITHFDLANNYGPPPGSAELNFGKIFAQDFASHRDELILSTKAGYLMHAGPYGEWGSRKYLLSSLDASLKRMGVDYVDIFYSHRFDPETPLEETMGALASAVQQGKALYVGVSSYTAEQTAEAVRILRGMGVRPLIHQPSYSMINRWTEEDGLLDTLEDAGMGCISFAPLAQGMLTGKYLKGIPADSRAAQGKSLNPDLLSDEVLRRLTGLNEIASRRGQSLAQLALKWVLRDDRMTSALIGASSVPQLEENVAALASAPLTEAELKEIDSLAVSTPGTNIWAQRG, from the coding sequence GTGACTGATACCAATCCCTATCGGGCAGAGCCCTCGCGCTACGACTCCATGGAGTACCGGCGCACCGGCCACAGCGGCCTCAAGCTTCCCGCGATCTCCCTCGGCCTCTGGCACAACTTCGGCGACGACAGAACGCTGGAGTCCCAGCGGGCGATCCTCCGCCGGGCCTTCGACCTCGGGATCACCCACTTCGACCTGGCGAACAACTACGGTCCGCCGCCCGGCTCGGCCGAGCTGAACTTCGGCAAGATCTTTGCCCAGGACTTCGCGTCCCACCGCGACGAGCTGATCCTTTCGACCAAGGCCGGCTATCTGATGCACGCCGGCCCGTACGGCGAGTGGGGCAGCCGCAAGTACCTGCTCAGCTCGCTCGACGCCTCGCTGAAGCGGATGGGCGTGGACTACGTCGACATCTTCTACTCGCACCGCTTCGACCCGGAGACCCCCCTCGAGGAGACCATGGGCGCCCTCGCGTCCGCGGTCCAGCAGGGCAAGGCGCTCTACGTGGGCGTCTCCTCCTACACGGCGGAGCAGACGGCCGAGGCCGTGCGGATCCTGCGCGGGATGGGCGTGCGCCCGCTCATCCACCAGCCCTCGTACTCCATGATCAACCGCTGGACGGAGGAGGACGGCCTGCTGGACACCCTGGAGGACGCCGGCATGGGGTGCATCTCCTTCGCCCCGCTGGCGCAGGGCATGCTGACGGGCAAGTACCTGAAGGGCATCCCGGCCGACTCGCGCGCCGCGCAGGGCAAGTCCCTGAACCCGGACCTGCTCTCGGACGAGGTGCTCCGCCGGCTGACCGGTCTGAACGAGATCGCCTCCCGCCGCGGGCAGTCCCTCGCCCAGCTGGCGCTCAAGTGGGTGCTGCGCGACGACCGGATGACCTCGGCCCTGATCGGCGCGTCGAGCGTGCCGCAGCTGGAGGAGAACGTGGCCGCGCTGGCTTCCGCGCCGCTCACCGAGGCCGAGTTGAAGGAGATCGACTCCCTGGCCGTCTCCACCCCCGGCACCAACATCTGGGCCCAGCGGG
- a CDS encoding PhoH family protein, with amino-acid sequence MVTSTKSRLQDRRTYVLDTSVLLADPNAISRFDEHEVVLPIVVITELEAKRHHPELGYFARQALRLLDDFRVRNGRLDAPIPLGDLGGTLRVELNHSDPGVLPAGFRLGDNDSRILAVARNLQAEGYDVTVVSKDLPLRIKASSVGLIAEEYRAELAITDAGWTGMSELALSGEQVDLLYSEDRLYVPEAAELPVHTGLVLQSERGKALGRVTADGNVKLVRGDREAFGLHGRSAEQRIALDLLLDPEIGIISMGGRAGTGKSALALCAGLEAVLERRQHQKVMVFRPLYAVGGQDLGYLPGDASEKMSPWAQAVFDTLSAVAGREVIEEVLNRGMLEVLPLTHIRGRSLHDAFVIVDEAQSLERNVLLTVLSRIGANSRVVLTHDVAQRDNLRVGRYDGVVAVVEKLKGHPLFAHITLTRSERSPIAALVTEMLETL; translated from the coding sequence GTGGTGACCAGCACAAAGAGCCGCCTGCAAGACAGGCGGACCTACGTCCTCGACACCAGCGTCCTGCTGGCAGACCCCAATGCGATCTCCCGCTTCGACGAGCACGAGGTCGTGCTCCCGATCGTGGTGATCACCGAGCTGGAGGCAAAGAGGCACCATCCCGAACTCGGCTACTTCGCGCGCCAGGCCCTGCGCCTGCTCGACGACTTCCGGGTTCGAAACGGTCGCCTGGATGCCCCCATCCCGTTGGGCGATCTGGGTGGCACCCTGCGTGTCGAGCTCAACCACTCCGACCCGGGCGTCCTGCCCGCCGGCTTCCGGTTGGGGGACAACGACTCGCGGATCCTCGCGGTCGCCCGCAACCTCCAGGCCGAGGGCTACGACGTCACGGTGGTCTCGAAGGATCTCCCACTGCGCATCAAGGCCTCCTCCGTGGGGCTGATCGCCGAGGAGTACCGCGCGGAACTCGCGATCACCGACGCCGGCTGGACGGGCATGAGCGAGCTCGCCCTGTCCGGGGAGCAGGTGGACCTCCTCTACTCGGAGGACCGCCTCTACGTACCGGAGGCCGCGGAACTGCCCGTGCACACCGGACTGGTCCTGCAGTCCGAGCGTGGCAAGGCCTTGGGCCGGGTCACGGCGGACGGCAACGTGAAGCTCGTACGGGGCGACCGCGAGGCCTTCGGGCTGCACGGCCGCAGCGCCGAGCAGCGCATCGCGCTGGACCTCCTCCTCGACCCCGAGATCGGGATCATCTCGATGGGCGGCCGGGCCGGCACCGGCAAGTCGGCGCTGGCGCTCTGCGCGGGCCTGGAGGCGGTGCTGGAGCGCAGGCAGCACCAGAAGGTGATGGTCTTCCGGCCGCTGTACGCGGTGGGCGGTCAGGACCTCGGCTACCTGCCCGGTGACGCGTCCGAGAAGATGAGCCCATGGGCGCAGGCGGTCTTCGACACCCTCTCGGCGGTCGCCGGGCGCGAGGTCATCGAGGAGGTGCTGAACCGCGGGATGCTGGAGGTCCTGCCGCTCACGCACATCCGAGGGCGCTCGCTGCACGACGCCTTCGTGATCGTGGACGAGGCGCAGTCGCTGGAGCGCAATGTCCTGCTGACCGTTCTGTCCCGGATCGGGGCCAATTCGCGGGTCGTTCTGACCCACGACGTCGCCCAGCGGGACAACCTGCGGGTCGGCCGGTACGACGGAGTCGTC